From Camelina sativa cultivar DH55 chromosome 20, Cs, whole genome shotgun sequence, the proteins below share one genomic window:
- the LOC104772703 gene encoding uncharacterized protein LOC104772703, with translation MKEAVGHIIAWPTDKCRLVDNNIQMEDIAPMGIQGNKCKLLDLSKGDVIVAEGRWETQEPSALVNGIPLGPKAVKVFVDSVKQPDTSLWRPTAEMSFLEDCLMAYVSWPLSKVDFENPSTPTGQNATSHASLSASKAKSAATASKSATESKTSATASKAASQAKSASMSSKSASGSESPVDDATGPISLIKNTLPSQSPLRKSPVSVFIXNVIS, from the exons atgaaagaagctgttggaCATATAATCGCATGGCCAACTGATAAGTGTAGACTGGTagacaacaacatccaaatggaagacattgcccctatg ggtatacaaggaaacaaatgtaaactatTGGATTTGTCTAAGGGTGACGTCATTGTTGCTGAGGGGCGTTGGGAGACACAAGAACCAAGTGCGTTGGTTAACGGAATTCCTCTTGGACCAAAAGCAGTTAAAGTATTTGTGGATTCAGTAAAGCAGCCTGATACATCACTATGGAGACCTACAGCTGAAATGTCATTTCTTGAGGACTGTTTGATGGCTTACGTATCTTGGCCCCTGAGtaaggttgattttgaaaatccctCAACTCCAACTGGTCAGAATGCTACATCACATGCTTCTTTGTCTGCATCAAAGGCCAAGTCTGCAGCCACAGCTTCTAAGTCTGCTACAGAGTCCAAAACTTCAGCAACAGCTTCAAAGGCTGCATCGCAGGCCAAATCTGCATCTATGTCTTCTAAGTCTGCATCTGGTTCTGAATCTCCTGTTGATGATGCAACGGGTCCAATATCTCTAATAAAGAATACTTTACCATCACAGTCTCCTCTTAGGAAGTCTCCAGTAAGTGTTTTCATACNAAATGTCATTTCTTGA
- the LOC104771317 gene encoding uncharacterized protein LOC104771317 — protein MQARFELDEDWQRISVIHQMGHLWRSHKSVTVKAINLAANNQERMNLRPPNIGPVDWQKFVKLKTSAAFKAVSEKYKAKRKNQIPHTTSRKGISRLTEEMKAESEDPSSVTRLDVWIKSRTKKDGTPVDTNAADLIQKAAEIGGSDAPAFLTNPDEDHLAKLLGPDNSGRLRAMGRGMSKTKLACLQMQSKCMAEMEERQVKLVKQVNALESELGRIKNQRPEAEMDENSAARVTYSYFFSYQLSDSS, from the exons ATGCAGGCAAGGTTTGAGCTTGATGAAGATTGGCAAAGGATATCTGTGATTCACCAGATGGGACATTTGTGGCGATCACACAAGTCTGTCACGGTGAAGGCTATAAATTTGGCTGCAAATAACCAAGAGAGGATGAATTTGAGACCACCAAATATTGGTCCTGTTGATTGGCAAAAATTTGTCAAACTCAAAACTAGTGCTGCATTTAAG GCCGTGAGtgagaaatataaagcaaaaagaaagaatcagataCCTCACACCACTAGTCGTAAAGGGATCAGCAGACTAACAGAAGAAATG AAAGCTGAAAGTGAAGATCCTTCCAGCGTGACAAGACTAGATGTTTGGATCAAGTCTCGCACCAAAAAGGATGGTACACCAGTAGATACGAATGCAGCTGATTTGATT CAAAAAGCAGCTGAAATTGGTGGAAGTGATGCTccagcatttttaacaaatccagATGAAGATCACCTCGCCAAGCTTTTAGGACCTGACAATTCTGGTAGGCTGAGGGCAATGGGTAGAGGCATGAGTAAGACCAAATTAGCTTGTTTACAAATGCAGAGCAAGTGTATGGCTGAAATGGAAGAGCGGcaagtaaaattagtaaaacaggTCAATGCCTTGGAAAGTGAACTTGGCAGAATCAAGAATCAG agaccagaagctgaaatggatgaaaactcagctgcaagagtaacatattcttacttcttttcatatcagctaagtgattcttcttag
- the LOC104772704 gene encoding uncharacterized protein LOC104772704, with protein MHIEKNVTHSIVSTLLHCGKSKDGLNARKDLQHLGLRKELHPTTKGKRTYLPAAPWSLSKNEKKIFCKRLFHFKGPDGYCSNISRGVSVEECKVGGLKSHDYHVLMQQLLPVALRGLLPKGPRTAILRLCAFFNHLCQRVIDIEVITVLEAEIVETLCMFERFFPPTFFDIMVHLTVHLGREARLGGPVHFRWMYPFERYMKVLKDFVRNPARPEGCIAESYLAEESMLFCNEFLKKTTNVEEKPERNVEYVNSSILEGRPISAGTSFTLTEMEKNIAHLAVIQNTAAFDHYVDMHLQYLQDSNPRCRRDATYLWSMHSKNFAAWLKGQISITSDGHEDIVKWLAYGPRCTARSYTGYIVNGQRFHTYSLERQSQNSGVYYEATAMCRSSAKDTSQVVDLVSYYGRITDIILLDYHVFYVPIVRCNWAVKGNGVKVEDGFTLVNLNQSQVSFQKDPYILASQAKQVFYSSEDGSSWSVVMRGASRRYSKEDVQSGNADIIGPLPVDVDMDTEMDEAEYARSDCEGIYVQE; from the exons ATGCACATAGAAAAGAATGTGACTCACAGCATTGTATCCACATTGTTGCATTGTGGAAAATCTAAGGATGGTCTTAATGCTCGTAAGGATCTTCAACATCTTGGTCTAAGAAAAGAGTTGCATCCTACCACAAAAGGAAAGAGAACATATCTTCCAGCAGCACCTTGGTCTTTGTccaagaatgagaagaagattttttgCAAACGACTATTTCATTTTAAAGGTCCAGATGGATACTGTTCTAATATTTCAAGAGGAGTTTCAGTAGAAGAGTGTAAGGTAGGAGGTCTGAAATCACATGATTATCATGTCTTGATGCAACAGCTTCTCCCGGTTGCACTTAGAGGATTGTTACCAAAAGGTCCTAGAACAGCAATACTACGGCTATGCGCATTCTTCAATCATTTGTGTCAGAGAGTTATTGATATTGAGGTTATTACAGTATTGGAAGCTGAAATTGTAGAAACGCTTTGTATGTTTGAAAGGTTTTTCCCTCCAACCTTCTTTGATATCATGGTACACTTGACTGTTCATCTAGGAAGAGAAGCTAGACTAGGAGGACCTGTGCATTTTAGGTGGATGTACCCATTTGAGAGgtatatgaaagttctaaaagattttgtaaGAAATCCTGCAAGACCAGAGGGTTGTATAGCAGAGTCATATCTTGCAGAAGAAAGCATGCTGTTTTGTAATGAGTTTCTGAAAAAGACAACCAATGTAGAAGAAAAACCTGAGAGGAATGTAGAGTATGTGAACAGCTCTATATTAGAAGGTCGTCCAATATCAGCAGGAACGTCATTCACTCTTACTGAAATGGAGAAGAATATAGCCCATCTTGCTGTCATTCAAAATACAGCTGCCTTTGATCATTATGTGGA TATGCATTTGCAATATCTACAAGACTCAAATCCAAGGTGTAGACGTGATGCAACATATTTATGGTCTATGCATTCTAAGAATTTTGCTGCTTGGTTAAAAGGACAG ATATCTATTACTTCTGATGGACATGAAGACATAGTTAAATGGCTAGCATATGGTCCACGGTGTACTGCAAGGTCCTATACTGGTTATATAGTTAATGGACAACGTTTTCACACATACTCACTTGAAAGGCAGAGTCAGAACAGTGGTGTTTATTATGAGGCAACGGCTATGTGTAGATCTAGTGCTAAGGATACTTCACAAGTAGTTGATTTGGTGTCATATTATGGGAGAATTACTGACATCATATTATTGGACTACCATGTGTTCTATGTGCCGATAGTTAGATGTAACTGGGCAGTAAAAGGTAATGGAGTTAAAGTGGAAGATGGGTTCACACTTGTTAACTTAAATCAGAGCCAAGTAAGCTTTCAGAAGGATCCGTATATTCTAGCATCTCAAGCAAAGCAAGTATTTTATTCAAGTGAAGATGGATCAAGTTGGTCTGTTGTTATGAGAGGTGCTTCAAGAAGATATAGTAAAGAAGATGTTCAGTCTGGAAATGCAGATATAATTGGTCCATTGCCAGTAGATGTTGACATGGATACTGAAATGGATGAAGCTGAATATGCTAGATCTGATTGTGAAGGCATATATGTGCAAGAGTAG